In Pithys albifrons albifrons isolate INPA30051 chromosome 6, PitAlb_v1, whole genome shotgun sequence, a single genomic region encodes these proteins:
- the ZBTB42 gene encoding zinc finger and BTB domain-containing protein 42, with protein sequence MEFPDHSRQLLQCLSQQRHQGFLCDCTVLVGEAQFRAHRAVLASCSMYFHLFYRDQLDKRDIVHLNSDIVTAPAFSLLLEFMYEGKLEFNSLPVEDVLAAASYLHMYDIVKVCKGKLKDKELCSEEKINDEAASLEKAEHFLDTGVPLVHEFDPGNKQKFSVAEYERAAGKEKVSSHPAWSSDHISVSSVPTEAEPCATAAGKTKANVNSSTGPLSQRSVNHPLVSSDVDCALDLSFKPMPGRDSLHPSYVFGQLASDSQQQGTEPLVKDEQDLLSDQEDSEARSPESQHFGNSAKSLVTGLGHMFAGNGSSHAREEDIDQERDESEDDMDSSDISSGVLVPPGHICICPLCSKVFPSPHILQLHLSSHFRDKDGSRTRLSPDGSVPTCTLCGKTFSCMYTLKRHERTHSGEKPYTCGQCGKSFQYSHNLSRHAVVHTREKPHGCKWCERRFTQSGDLYRHIRKFHCGLVKSLVV encoded by the coding sequence ATGGAGTTTCCAGACCATAGCCGCCAGTTGCTGCAGTGTCTGAGTCAGCAGCGTCACCAGGGCTTCCTGTGTGACTGTACTGTTTTAGTTGGAGAAGCTCAATTCAGAGCTCACAGAGCCGTTCTTGCCTCTTGCAGTATGTACTTCCATCTTTTCTACAGGGACCAGTTAGACAAAAGGGATATTGTGCATCTGAACAGTGACATTGTCACAGCCCCTGCCTTCAGCCTGCTGCTCGAATTCATGTACGAGGGAAAGCTGGAATTCAACAGTCTCCCGGTGGAAGATGTGCTGGCTGCGGCGAGCTACCTTCACATGTATGACATTGTGAAAGTCTGCAAGGGCAAGTTGAAAGATAAAGAATTATGTTCGGAAGAGAAGATTAATGATGAGGCTGCTAGTTTGGAGAAAGCGGAGCATTTTCTAGACACCGGAGTGCCCCTGGTCCACGAGTTTGAcccaggaaacaaacaaaaattcagCGTTGCAGAATACGAGAGAGCAGCAGGCAAAGAAAAGGTCAGCAGTCACCCTGCCTGGTCCTCTGATCATATAAGTGTCAGCTCTGTGCCGACAGAGGCAGAACCGTGCgccacagcagctggaaaaacaaAGGCTAATGTCAATAGTTCCACAGGACCTTTGTCCCAAAGGTCTGTTAACCATCCCCTGGTTTCGAGTGATGTGGACTGTGCTCTGGATTTGTCTTTCAAGCCCATGCCGGGGAGAGATTCCTTACACCCCTCCTATGTCTTTGGACAGCTGGCTTCCGACAGCCAGCAGCAGGGTACCGAGCCACTTGTTAAAGATGAACAAGACTTGCTGTCAGATCAGGAGGACAGTGAAGCCAGGAGTCCAGAGAGTCAGCATTTTGGGAATTCAGCCAAAAGCCTAGTGACAGGGTTAGGACACATGTTCGCAGGGAATGGCAGCTCTCATGCCCGAGAGGAGGATATAGATCAAGAGCGAGACGAGAGCGAGGACGACATGGATTCGTCGGACATCTCCTCGGGCGTCCTCGTGCCTCCAGGGCATATCTGCATTTGTCCCCTCTGTAGCAAGGTGTTCCCGAGCCCGCACATCCTTCAACTGCACCTGAGCTCTCACTTCCGTGACAAGGACGGCTCCCGGACCCGCCTGTCCCCAGATGGGTCGGTCCCCACTTGCACCCTCTGCGGAAAGACTTTTTCTTGCATGTACACGTTAAAGAGGCACGAGAGGACTCACTCGGGGGAGAAGCCCTACACCTGCGGCCAGTGCGGAAAGAGCTTCCAGTATTCCCACAACCTCAGCCGTCAC